Proteins found in one Litorihabitans aurantiacus genomic segment:
- a CDS encoding LysM peptidoglycan-binding domain-containing protein, translating into MTTTTATTTIVTDRARCTSQARRPAPMRLTRRGRAVLVGLGLAVAAGVGSVAGQAVAGQEVATPTAATTTVVVAPGESLWTIADTIAAPDQDVRDVVSAIADLNDLDGLGVQAGAELLLPAS; encoded by the coding sequence ATGACGACGACCACCGCGACCACGACGATCGTGACCGACCGGGCACGGTGCACCTCGCAGGCGCGCCGCCCTGCGCCGATGCGCCTGACGCGTCGCGGCCGGGCCGTCCTCGTGGGCCTCGGGCTCGCAGTGGCGGCCGGGGTCGGCTCGGTCGCGGGGCAGGCGGTGGCGGGACAGGAGGTCGCCACCCCGACGGCAGCGACCACCACCGTCGTGGTCGCGCCGGGGGAGAGCCTCTGGACCATCGCCGACACCATCGCCGCCCCGGACCAGGACGTGCGTGACGTCGTCTCAGCCATCGCCGACCTCAACGACCTGGACGGCCTCGGTGTGCAGGCCGGCGCGGAGCTCCTGCTCCCGGCGTCCTGA
- the serA gene encoding phosphoglycerate dehydrogenase, whose translation MPRALLLENIHPLAVDMLTDAGYDVETARGALDESELIAALDGVSLLGIRSKTQVTREVLESSALDAVGAFCIGTNQIDLTAAAEHGVAVFNAPFSNTRSVVELAVGEIIALTRRLTVQNSSLHQGVWNKSADGAHEVRGRTLGIVGYGNIGTQLSVVAEALGMRVVFYDTAEKLALGNAQRLASLDDLLEQADVVTLHVDGRPGNAGMFGAAQFDAMREGAIFLNLSRGFLVDYGTLRERILDGSLAGAAVDVFPHEPKAKGDAFESDLRGLPNVILTPHIGGSTEEAQHDIGLFVANKLREYARSGATNLSVNVPGLVLDAPREGSERIALLHRNVPGVMAQLNDAMADAGGNVEYQVLGTWGQLGYAVTDVVGTVSDDVVARIAALPTTIRVSRLR comes from the coding sequence GTGCCTCGCGCCCTCCTCCTCGAGAACATCCACCCGCTCGCCGTCGACATGCTCACGGACGCCGGCTACGACGTCGAGACCGCGCGCGGCGCGCTCGACGAGAGCGAGCTGATCGCCGCGCTGGACGGGGTGTCGCTGCTCGGCATCCGCTCCAAGACGCAGGTGACCCGCGAGGTGCTCGAGTCCTCCGCGCTCGACGCCGTGGGCGCCTTCTGCATCGGGACGAACCAGATCGACCTGACGGCCGCCGCCGAGCACGGGGTCGCGGTGTTCAACGCGCCGTTCTCCAACACGCGCTCCGTGGTGGAGCTGGCCGTCGGTGAGATCATCGCGCTCACGCGGCGGCTCACGGTCCAGAACTCCTCCCTCCACCAGGGGGTGTGGAACAAGTCGGCCGACGGTGCGCACGAGGTGCGCGGACGCACCCTGGGGATCGTCGGCTACGGGAACATCGGCACCCAGCTCTCGGTCGTCGCCGAGGCCCTCGGGATGCGGGTGGTCTTCTACGACACCGCCGAGAAGCTCGCCCTCGGCAACGCGCAGCGCCTCGCGAGCCTCGACGACCTGCTGGAGCAGGCCGACGTCGTCACGCTCCACGTGGACGGCCGCCCGGGCAACGCCGGGATGTTCGGTGCCGCGCAGTTCGACGCGATGCGCGAGGGCGCGATCTTCCTCAACCTCTCGCGCGGGTTCCTCGTGGACTACGGGACTCTGCGCGAGCGGATCCTCGACGGTTCGCTCGCCGGCGCCGCCGTCGACGTCTTCCCGCACGAGCCCAAGGCGAAGGGCGACGCGTTCGAGAGCGACCTGCGCGGACTGCCCAACGTCATCCTCACGCCGCACATCGGCGGGTCGACCGAGGAGGCGCAGCACGACATCGGCCTGTTCGTCGCGAACAAGCTGCGCGAGTACGCGCGCTCGGGCGCCACGAACCTGTCGGTCAACGTGCCCGGCCTCGTCCTCGACGCGCCCCGCGAGGGGTCCGAGCGGATCGCCCTGCTGCACCGCAACGTGCCGGGCGTGATGGCCCAGCTCAACGACGCGATGGCCGACGCCGGCGGGAACGTCGAGTACCAGGTGCTCGGCACGTGGGGCCAGCTGGGGTACGCCGTGACCGACGTCGTCGGGACGGTGTCGGACGACGTCGTCGCGCGGATCGCCGCGCTGCCGACGACGATCCGCGTCTCGCGCCTGCGCTGA
- the nrdR gene encoding transcriptional regulator NrdR translates to MHCPYCRHTDSRVVDSRTSDDGASIRRRRLCPACGRRFSTVETTSLSVVKRSGVVEPFSRDKVVSGVRKACQGRPVTDDSLALLAQAVEEAVRASGAAEIEAHDVGLAILGPLRELDEVAYLRFASVYQDFASLVDFEDAIAALRIDHADRPERASDARAGEAADTATDQPRD, encoded by the coding sequence GTGCACTGCCCGTACTGCCGCCACACGGATTCACGCGTGGTCGACTCGCGCACGAGCGACGACGGCGCGTCGATCCGGCGTCGCCGGCTCTGCCCCGCCTGCGGTCGACGGTTCTCGACGGTCGAGACCACGAGCCTCTCGGTCGTGAAGCGCTCCGGCGTGGTGGAACCCTTCAGCCGGGACAAGGTGGTCTCGGGTGTCCGCAAGGCGTGCCAGGGTCGCCCCGTCACCGACGACAGCCTCGCGCTCCTCGCCCAGGCGGTGGAGGAGGCCGTCCGAGCGAGCGGCGCGGCCGAGATCGAGGCGCACGACGTCGGCCTCGCGATCCTCGGCCCGCTGCGCGAGCTCGACGAGGTGGCCTACCTCCGGTTCGCCTCCGTCTACCAGGACTTCGCGTCGCTGGTCGACTTCGAGGACGCCATCGCCGCGCTGCGCATCGATCACGCCGACCGACCCGAGCGCGCGAGCGACGCCCGCGCCGGCGAGGCCGCGGACACCGCGACTGACCAGCCCCGCGACTGA